One window of the Triticum dicoccoides isolate Atlit2015 ecotype Zavitan chromosome 3B, WEW_v2.0, whole genome shotgun sequence genome contains the following:
- the LOC119278379 gene encoding kinase-interacting family protein-like, with amino-acid sequence MEKMMLQQEQEARPPASTCPPWLQAAIADIEQRVRALAAGAPDDDAAAAAADHSFAERAENYYHRRPQLLALLTDLHHRYLYLADRYAQSLLASAKSYSHHLNLNLINSDCSSDLDDRSSDAGSSLSFQPQLGIADDRFPVPIAAPAVDGELVVAELVMAWVDRDVLADEADRQRAESARKIDLQGSLLEVLESERLVLLGENARLAFRASAAEEEAAAAAAELGYTRRRAADMARLAVKLRDDHRACILGRKVEALQAQVYGLELRNRECFEAMAAWEAERKAGVAEIERLRAENRRLAAEAAAAAQASARRKRGGGKGGGTGWWWLARVRLAAEWTPCAPSSVTVRKVGEQMKGGKYNGGCFCL; translated from the exons ATGGAGAAGATGATGCTGCAGCAGGAGCAGGAGGCGCGGCCGCCCGCGTCCACGTGCCCGCCGTGGCTCCAGGCGGCCATCGCAG ACATCGAGCAGCGCGTGCGCGCGCTGGCGGCCGGCGCGCCGGAcgacgacgcggcggcggcggccgcggaccACTCGTTCGCCGAGCGCGCCGAGAACTACTACCATCGCCGACCGCAGCTGCTCGCGCTCCTCACCGACCTCCACCACCGCTACCTCTACCTCGCCGACCGCTACGCCCAATCCCTCCTCGCCAGCGCCAAGTCCTACTCCCACCACCTCAACCTCAACCTGATCAACTCCGACTGCTCCTCCGACCTCGACGACCGCTCCTCCGACGCCGGCAGCTCCCTCTCCTTCCAGCCCCAACTCGGAATCGCCGATGATCGCTTCCCCGTTCCAATTGCTGCTCCGGCGGTGGACGGCGAGCTGGTGGTGGCGGAGCTGGTGATGGCGTGGGTGGACCGGGACGTGCTGGCGGACGAGGCGGACCGCCAGAGGGCCGAGTCGGCGCGCAAGATCGACCTGCAGGGGAGCCTGCTGGAGGTGCTCGAGTCGGAGCGCCTGGTCCTGCTGGGCGAGAACGCGCGCCTGGCCTTCCGCGCCTCGGCTGCCGAGGAGgaggccgcggcggcggctgccgaGCTCGGCTACACGCGGCGCCGCGCGGCGGACATGGCCCGGCTGGCCGTGAAGCTGCGGGACGACCACCGGGCGTGCATCCTCGGGCGGAAGGTGGAGGCGCTGCAGGCGCAGGTGTATGGGCTGGAGCTCCGCAACCGGGAGTGCTTCGAGGCCATGGCCGCCTGGGAGGCCGAGAGGAAGGCCGGCGTCGCCGAGATCGAACGCCTCCGTGCCGAgaaccgccgcctcgccgccgaggCCGCCGCGGCCGCGCAGGCGTCGGCGAGGAGGAAGCGTGGGGGCGGCAAGGGTGGCGGGACCGGTTGGTGGTGGCTGGCGAGGGTGCGGCTGGCGGCCGAGTGGACGCCGTGCGCGCCGTCGTCGGTGACGGTGAGGAAGGTCGGCGAGCAGATGAAGGGCGGCAAGTACAACGGCGGCTGCTTCTGCCTGTAG
- the LOC119282124 gene encoding protein synthesis inhibitor II-like, whose protein sequence is MMHGDGSGAVAAPSLVIVKLRGHGPDDKTSVAVQTHDLSFAGFTNGRGHWQAFPGREHLFPVSTTLPFGNSYSELIGGLANLPDVPLGREAMVEASRLLSAYHPGADIEPVKRALAAMQVMINEVQRLEPIRKTVLEGWVTGARVAPEHLPYIEHWDTMSYEIIHSNRTRKWDGPFTKMLETQANIRSLEEALVVVGLLRNADFEQVLKAHATPVNLE, encoded by the coding sequence ATGATGCACGGAGACGGGTCAGGAGCAGTTGCTGCCCCTAGCCTCGTCATTGTGAAGCTGCGGGGTCACGGTCCCGACGACAAGACCTCTGTGGCCGTGCAGACACACGACCTCTCCTTCGCCGGCTTCACAAACGGGAGAGGCCATTGGCAAGCCTTCCCAGGCCGTGAGCACCTCTTCCCTGTGTCCACGACGCTCCCGTTCGGCAACAGCTACAGCGAGCTCATCGGCGGCCTCGCCAACCTGCCCGACGTGCCGCTAGGGCGGGAGGCGATGGTGGAGGCCTCCCGGTTGCTCTCCGCCTACCACCCGGGCGCCGACATCGAGCCTGTCAAGCGGGCGCTGGCAGCGATGCAGGTGATGATAAACGAGGTCCAGCGGCTGGAGCCCATCCGCAAGACCGTCCTTGAAGGATGGGTGACCGGCGCCCGCGTCGCCCCGGAGCACCTGCCCTACATCGAGCACTGGGACACTATGTCTTACGAGATCATCCACTCCAACCGCACACGCAAGTGGGATGGGCCCTTCACCAAGATGCTGGAGACTCAGGCCAACATCCGCAGCTTGGAGGAGGCGCTCGTTGTGGTCGGACTGCTGCGGAATGCCGACTTCGAGCAAGTGCTCAAGGCTCACGCCACCCCGGTCAACCTAGAATGA